The Microterricola viridarii genome segment AGGGCTCCGAACGCGGTGCCGAGACCGCCGAGCACCACGGCCGCGAACACGAGCAGCAGGATCTGGAAGCCCATGTCCCAGCTGACCCCGGGGCGGAAGTACGCCCACAGGATGCCGCTCAGGCCGGCGAGGGTCGAGCCGAGCACCCAGACGATGCGGATGACGTGGTCGACGTCGATGCCGCTCGCCGAGGCCAGGCTCGGGTTGTCGGAGACGGCGCGGGTCGCCTTGCCGATCCGGGTGCGCAGCAGGAAGTAGGCGACGCCGAGCAGCACGACGACGCTGATGCCCATGCTGGTCAGGTCGATCCACGACAGCGAGAGCGGGCCGAGCTGCAGGTCGGTCGGTGAGGCCCCTGGCAGCTGCCTGGTTGACCCGCCATAGAAGAATTGGTAGGTGTAGCGCATCGCCAGGGCGAGGCCGATGCTCACGATCATGAGCTGGATGACGCCGACCCCGCGTTTGCGCAGCGGTTTCCAGAGGCCGGCATCCAAGACCCACCCGAGAGCCGCGCTCAGGACCAGCGCGATCAGGATGGCGAGCCACACCGGCAGGGCGAGCGTCACCGAGAACGTGAGCGTCATCAGCGCGCCGAAGGTGATCAGCTCCGCGTGGGCGAAGTTGCTGAGGCCCGTCGTGCCGTAGATGAGCGAGAGGCCGATCGCGGCGAGGGCCAGCAGCAGACCGAAGTTCAGGCCATTGACCACCCTGTTGATGAGCTGGTCAAACAGCGAGACGGTCGTGCGGGTGCCCTCGCCGAGGAAGAAGTTGACCGACTTCGTCTGGGTCAGCCCGAACTCGGCCGTCAACGGGTTGCCGCCCTTGGCGACAACCACGCCCTTGGGGAGGGTGTCCTCATCCAGTTTCACCGTGTAGGTGGCCTTCTCCGGGACGCCGACCCGCCACTTGCCGTCGGCACCGGTCTTCACCTCAGTGTTGGTGCCCGGTCCCGTCACGGTGATGAGGACGGCATCGAGCGGTTTGCCGTTGAACGTCACATTCCCCGCGAGGATGAAGTCGTACTTATCCGTGTCGACGTCATCGGCGTGTGCTGCTCCGCCGGTGAACAGCGTGAGCGCGAGCGCGGTGAGGAGCATCAAGGCCAGCGCCGCTAAGCGGACGGGCGACCTTTTATGAGCGGATTCACTGGAAATCACTGCACCTCCATGGGATGCCAGCGAGCGAACTCGCGCGGCTCCGGGCCTTTTCCATCGACAACGCCGTCGACGGTAGTGCTGATTATGTCGTAACTGCCCCGTCTCGTCGCGTATTCGGCATGCGATTGTGATGTGCGGAATGCTCGCCCAGCAAACTCGCTTAACATTGATGGATACGAGAGCCACGAGTTCTCGGCAGACAACGCGTCAGGCACCCGCCGGCGCAGACCAATAATTTCCTACACGCAAAGGGGAGAGATGGATCAGGCAGATCCGTTCGGATTCACTGGACTTACCTACGACGACGTTCTGCTTCTTCCCGGTCATACGGATGTGATCCCCAGCGAGGCCGACACGACATCGCGCCTGACGCGCCGCATCAACGTGGCCACACCGTTGCTGTCAGCGGCGATGGACACCGTGACCGAGACGCGCATGGCGGTTGCCATGGCCCGCCAGGGCGGCATCGGCATCCTGCACCGCAACCTGTCGATCGCCGACCAGGCTGACATGGTCGACCGGGTGAAGCGCAGCGAGTCCGGTATGGTCTCGAACCCCGTCACGACGACGCCGGAGGCCACGGTCGCTGAGGTCGACGCCGTGTGCGCCACCTACCGGGTGAGCGGCCTGCCGGTCATCGACGCGGAGGGCAAGCTCGTCGGAATCATCTCGAACCGCGACATGCGCTTCGTCATCGACGCGGACAAGGCCACCACCACGGTCGCCGAGGTCATGACCCGGATGCCGCTGATCACCGGCCACGTCGGGATGAACCCGGACGAGGCCCTCGCGATCTTCGCGAAGCACAAGGTGGAGAAGCTGCCCCTGGTCGACGACGAGGGACACCTCACCGGCCTCATCACCGTGAAGGACTTCGACAAGTCCGAGCAGTACCCGAACGCGACCAAGGACGCCGAGGGCCGCCTGCGGGTCGGCGCAGCCATGGGCTTCTTCGGTGACGCCTGGGAGCGTGCAGAGGCTCTGCGCGACGCCGGCGTTGACGTGCTCGTCGTCGACACCGCCAACGGCGAGAGCGCCGGCGTGCTCGACATCATCCGCCGGCTCAAGGCCGACCCGAGCTTCGCCCACATTGACGTCATCGGCGGCAACGTCGCGACCCGCGAGGGCGCCCAGGCGCTCGTCGACGCGGGCGCGGACGCGGTCAAGGTCGGCGTCGGACCGGGCTCCATCTGCACCACGCGCATCGTCGCCGGTGTCGGTGTGCCCCAGGTGACGGCCGTCTACGAGGCGTCCAAGGCCACCAAGCCGGCCGGCGTGCCGTTGATCGCCGACGGCGGCCTGCAGTACTCGGGCGACATCGGCAAGGCGCTCGTCGCCGGTGCCGACACCGTCATGCTCGGCTCGCTGCTCGCCGGCACCGCCGAGAGCCCCGGCGAGCTGGTCTTCCAGAACGGCAAGCAGTTCAAGGCCTACCGCGGAATGGGCTCGCTCGGCGCGCTGCAGACCCGCGGCCAGAAGACCTCGTACTCGAAGGACCGCTACTTCCAGGCCGACGTTCCCAACGACGACAAGCTGATTCCTGAGGGCATCGAAGGCCAGGTGCCGTTCCGCGGCCCGCTCGCCGCCGTCGCGTACCAGCTCATCGGCGGACTGCGCCAGACGATGTTCTACGTCGGTGCACGCACGATCGTGGAGCTGAAGAACAAGGGCAAGTTCGTGCGGATCACGCCGGCCGGCCTCAAAGAGTCGCACCCGCACGACGTGCAGATCGTGGTCGAGGCCCCGAACTACACGCGCTAGAGGTCAGCGCGGCGCGGCGAAGCCGCGACGCGCTTCCTCTAGCAAGGCGGCAGCCGTAGCCCGCAGACGCGCCAGCGTCGAGGGCGTGCCGCGGCAGCCTCTACAGCGCAACAAATTTGCGGGATCCCAGTGGTCCGCAGAAGGCCCGTCTCCTCACCGGAGGCGGGTCTTCTGCGTTCACGGGCACAATGGATCCATGAGTCGTTCAGCCATCGTCATCACGGGAGGCACCCGCGGCATCGGCGCGGCCATCGCACGGGAGCTGGCGGCATCCGGGCACGACCTCGTGCTCGCTTACCGCAGCGATACGCCCGCCGCGGCCCTGCTGCAGGCCGAGCTGCGCTCCGGCGGCGCGCGGTGCGAGATCGTGCAGGCCGACGTGACCGTCGAGGCCGACATCGTGCGGCTCTTCGACGCGGCGCTGGAGCGCTTCGGGCGGGTAGACGGCCTCGTCAACAACGCCGGCGCCACCATGCACATCGGCTCGCTCGCCGACACCCCGGCCGAGACCGTGCGGGCGGTCATCGATCTCAACCTGACGGCGGCCGTGCTGTGCGCCAGGCAGGCGGTGCGGCTGATGTCGACCCGGTTCGGCGGGGCGGGCGGCGTGATCGTCAACATCTCGTCCGGCGCGGCGACGCTCGGCTCACCGGGCGAGTACGTGCACTACGCCGCCGCGAAGGCCGGCGTCGACGCTTTGACGCTCGGGCTGGCGAAGGAGGTCGGGCCAGAGGGCATCCGTGTTGTCGGCGTTGCGCCGGGCACGATCCGCACCGACATCCACGCGGATGCCGGTGACGCCGGCCGCCCGGAACGGGTCGCCTCCCGGGTGCCGCTCGGCCGTGCCGGCGAGGTCGAGGACGTCGCGCCGCTGGTCGGCTGGCTGTTCGGGCCGGGCGCCGGCTTCATCACGGGCACCACCATCCGGGTGGCTGGCGGATCGTAGCGGCGGCTATTCCTCGCGGCGGCTAGCGGGCCGCCGCGATGCGCGCAACGGCCTCGTGCAGTACCTCGGGTGAGCAGGCGAAGTTCAACCGGGCATGCCCGCGCCCCGCCTCGGCGCCGAAGCTGATGCCGGGCGTGAGGGCCACCTTGGCAACCTCGAGCGCGCGTCCGGCCGGGTCGTCACCCCAACCGAGGCTCGAGAGGTCGAGCCAGGCGAGGAAGGTGGCATCCGGCACACGGTAGCGGGTGCCGGGCAGCTGCTCCTCGAGCAGGCTCGCGAGCAGCCGGCGGTTCTCGTCCAGGCTGCCGCGCACGCCGTCCAGCCAGTCGTCGCCCGCGCTGAACGCCGCAATCGCGGCGATCTGACCGAAGATGCTGGTGCGCCACTCCACCTCGTAGGGCATGGCCGCTCGCAGGGCGTCGCCGCGCTCACTCGCCGTGACGATGAGCGCGCACTTCAGCCCGGCCAGGTTGAATGCCTTGCTGGCGCTGGTGACCGCGACCCCGTGCTCGCGGGCGGCATCCGACACCGAGAGGAACGGCACGTACGGCACCTCGCCCAGGGTGAGGGCGCCGTGGATCTCGTCGCTGACGATCGTCGCATTGTGCCTGGCCGCGATCTCGGCGAGCTCCCGCAGCGTCTCGACCGGGTGGCAGAGCCCGACCGGGTTGTGCGGGTTGCAGAGCACCATGGCGCGGGCGCCGTCTGCGAAGGCCTGCTCGATGCCGGCGAGGTCGAGCGACCAGCCCTCGTCGATGCCGCCAGCCAACGGCACTTCCACGATGCGGGCCCCCGCCTCCGGCGCCAGATCGAAGAACGGCGGGTAGATCGGCGGAGTGATGATCACCCCATCGCCCGGCTGCACCGCCTGGCGGAGCGCCTCGACGATGCCCATCGACACGTCGGCCGTGCTGGTGACCCGGCCGGGGTCGACGGCCCAGTCGAAGCGCCGGGCGGCGAAGCCGGCGAACGCCTCGGCCTGCGGGCGGCTGCTGGCGGCGTAACCGGTGTCTGAGCGGC includes the following:
- a CDS encoding branched-chain amino acid ABC transporter permease; amino-acid sequence: MLLTALALTLFTGGAAHADDVDTDKYDFILAGNVTFNGKPLDAVLITVTGPGTNTEVKTGADGKWRVGVPEKATYTVKLDEDTLPKGVVVAKGGNPLTAEFGLTQTKSVNFFLGEGTRTTVSLFDQLINRVVNGLNFGLLLALAAIGLSLIYGTTGLSNFAHAELITFGALMTLTFSVTLALPVWLAILIALVLSAALGWVLDAGLWKPLRKRGVGVIQLMIVSIGLALAMRYTYQFFYGGSTRQLPGASPTDLQLGPLSLSWIDLTSMGISVVVLLGVAYFLLRTRIGKATRAVSDNPSLASASGIDVDHVIRIVWVLGSTLAGLSGILWAYFRPGVSWDMGFQILLLVFAAVVLGGLGTAFGALVGSIIVGLFVELSTLVIPPDMKYVGALVVLIVVLLIRPQGILGRKERIG
- the guaB gene encoding IMP dehydrogenase — protein: MDQADPFGFTGLTYDDVLLLPGHTDVIPSEADTTSRLTRRINVATPLLSAAMDTVTETRMAVAMARQGGIGILHRNLSIADQADMVDRVKRSESGMVSNPVTTTPEATVAEVDAVCATYRVSGLPVIDAEGKLVGIISNRDMRFVIDADKATTTVAEVMTRMPLITGHVGMNPDEALAIFAKHKVEKLPLVDDEGHLTGLITVKDFDKSEQYPNATKDAEGRLRVGAAMGFFGDAWERAEALRDAGVDVLVVDTANGESAGVLDIIRRLKADPSFAHIDVIGGNVATREGAQALVDAGADAVKVGVGPGSICTTRIVAGVGVPQVTAVYEASKATKPAGVPLIADGGLQYSGDIGKALVAGADTVMLGSLLAGTAESPGELVFQNGKQFKAYRGMGSLGALQTRGQKTSYSKDRYFQADVPNDDKLIPEGIEGQVPFRGPLAAVAYQLIGGLRQTMFYVGARTIVELKNKGKFVRITPAGLKESHPHDVQIVVEAPNYTR
- a CDS encoding SDR family NAD(P)-dependent oxidoreductase — encoded protein: MSRSAIVITGGTRGIGAAIARELAASGHDLVLAYRSDTPAAALLQAELRSGGARCEIVQADVTVEADIVRLFDAALERFGRVDGLVNNAGATMHIGSLADTPAETVRAVIDLNLTAAVLCARQAVRLMSTRFGGAGGVIVNISSGAATLGSPGEYVHYAAAKAGVDALTLGLAKEVGPEGIRVVGVAPGTIRTDIHADAGDAGRPERVASRVPLGRAGEVEDVAPLVGWLFGPGAGFITGTTIRVAGGS
- a CDS encoding MalY/PatB family protein; protein product: MSNVAADSLDLLRTRTSAKWAHFPADVLPLPVAEMDFPLAEPIAAALHDAVRRSDTGYAASSRPQAEAFAGFAARRFDWAVDPGRVTSTADVSMGIVEALRQAVQPGDGVIITPPIYPPFFDLAPEAGARIVEVPLAGGIDEGWSLDLAGIEQAFADGARAMVLCNPHNPVGLCHPVETLRELAEIAARHNATIVSDEIHGALTLGEVPYVPFLSVSDAAREHGVAVTSASKAFNLAGLKCALIVTASERGDALRAAMPYEVEWRTSIFGQIAAIAAFSAGDDWLDGVRGSLDENRRLLASLLEEQLPGTRYRVPDATFLAWLDLSSLGWGDDPAGRALEVAKVALTPGISFGAEAGRGHARLNFACSPEVLHEAVARIAAAR